A genomic region of Antennarius striatus isolate MH-2024 chromosome 2, ASM4005453v1, whole genome shotgun sequence contains the following coding sequences:
- the LOC137612762 gene encoding CD63 antigen-like: MGLNWGVKCLKYLMSFFNLLFWICGLVLIVVGVMIQMFMHKTIQIDDALGSAYPILVVAVGVAIFLIAFLGCCGAWKESYCIVAMFAVLLTLISITQFGAVISGYIFRNKVSTLIRDSMEETLSHYENSTEEFKLIVDLTQQNLKCCGVNSSVDWGEFLPEEDTVPDSCCIKETVGCGIGNMTNADIVYQKGCQHAIADYLQSNIMWVIVLVLIIVFLQVMGIILSCMLMKGIRRGSEVVIDVPAGELE, encoded by the exons ATGGGTCTGAATTGGGGAGTAAAATGTCTCAAGTACCTGATGTCCTTTTTCAACCTCCTTTTCTGG ATTTGTGGCCTAGTATTGATTGTCGTGGGCGTCATGATTCAAATGTTTATGCACAAGACCATCCAGATAGATGATGCACTTGGGTCAGCTTATCCCATCTTGGTCGTAGCAGTGGGAGTGGCGATCTTCTTAATCGCCTTCCTCGGCTGCTGCGGAGCTTGGAAAGAGAGCTATTGCATCGTCGCCATG TTTGCCGTCCTGCTTACGCTGATCAGCATCACTCAGTTTGGTGCAGTGATCAGTGGCTACATCTTCAGAAACAAA GTCTCAACACTAATAAGGGACAGCATGGAAGAAACACTTTCCCACTACGAGAACAGTACGGAGGAATTCAAGTTAATTGTGGACCTCACACAGCAGAAT CTGAAGTGCTGTGGTGTGAACAGCTCTGTCGACTGGGGCGAATTTCTGCCTGAGGAGGATACTGTGCCCGACTCCTGCTGTATTAAGGAAACTGTAGGCTGTGGAATCGGAAACATGACAAATGCTGACATAGTCTACCAGAAG GGCTGTCAGCATGCTATTGCGGATTATCTGCAGTCAAATATCATGTGGGTGATTGTTCTAGTTCTTATTATTGTCTTCCTGCAG GTCATGGGCATTATCTTGTCCTGTATGTTGATGAAAGGCATCCGCAGGGGATCCGAAGTTGTGATTGATGTTCCAGCAGGAGAACTGGAGTAG
- the letmd1 gene encoding LETM1 domain-containing protein 1 translates to MSLTSRGMCSRLSLIRLYGVGTNSANIGLYSNHVSCQYRLQLCRHYSSPNFGRGIGQYVTSTIQAVNSKYESFLKRRFPRVYTIHFTFTQGLKLMFQDFKEIKRISMKMRSEGLGFHDLPYRDMEKLRQSRKYLIKALPLALLSLPPFANYLVFVLMYFFPRQVLIPHFWTPKQKVEFWGQYHSRRVQHHLPLLKELEDMSRQIKQGHPQKQLQTLCAQVQSGKNPKVSEILAVRTLYSGLLLNVMSVDHLRHIGALLFLTPYLPGFLIERRLYSHALELLQLDRALTNLGPHQLDDSELRQACFLRGINPYTLSIKQCREWLSVWLQVSVSLKESERMLLLHSILFLSTNYPNGSARH, encoded by the exons ATGTCGCTGACTAGCAGGGGTATGTGTTCCCGTTTGTCCTTGATTCGGTTGTATGGTGTCGGGACAAACAGCGCTAATATTGGCCTTTATTCGAATCATGTATCTTGCCAGTACAG GCTGCAGCTATGCAGACATTATTCGTCGCCCAACTTCGGACGAGGTATCGGTCAATATGTTACCTCAACGATCCAGGCCGTAAACAGCAAATATGAAAGCTTTCTTAAAAGGCGATTTCCTCGCGTTTATACGATCCATTTCACTTTCACGCAAG GTTTGAAATTAATGTTCCAAGATTTTAAAGagattaaaaggatttcaaTGAAGATGAGATCTGAGGGCTTGGGGTTCCACGATTTGCCCTACAGGGATATGGAGAAACTGAGACAG AGTCGTAAATATTTAATCAAGGCCCTTCCACTGGCGTTGTTGTCCCTCCCTCCTTTTGCCAACTACCTGGTTTTTGTCTTGAT GTACTTTTTTCCACGCCAGGTCCTGATCCCTCACTTTTGGACTCCCAAGCAGAAGGTGGAGTTTTGGGGTCAGTACCATTCCCGACGGGTCCAACACCATCTGCCGctgctgaaggagctggaggataTGAGCCGGCAAATCAAACAGGGTCATCCACAGAAGCAGCTTCAGACCCTTTGTGCTCAA GTGCAAAGTGGCAAAAACCCCAAAGTGTCTGAAATCCTCGCAGTCCGGACCCTCTACTCTGGACTACTCCTGAATGTCATGAGTGTGGATCACTTG AGGCATATCGGTGCACTGCTCTTCCTGACACCATACCTCCCCGGTTTCCTGATCGAGCGACGGCTATACAGCCATGCCCTGGAGCTGCTCCAGCTGGACCGGGCCCTCACCAACCTGGGCCCTCATCAACTAGATGACTCAGAACTCAGACAG GCTTGTTTTCTGAGAGGAATCAATCCTTATACTCTTAGCATCAAACAGTGTCGTGAGTGGCTGTCCGTGTGGCTGCAGGTGTCAGTGTCTTTGAAAG AATCAGAGCGGATGCTGCTTTTACACAGCATCTTATTTCTCTCGACCAACTACCCCAACGGTTCCGCCCGACACTGA
- the LOC137588482 gene encoding gametocyte-specific factor 1-like, which yields MAHTLQYGTTCGPHRATAAAVRANLEEEDENGDYDPDKLRQCPFDKSHQIRASRFPYHLIKCRNNHPKLARELKTCPFSACHLVPEHELRHHIETCKHRKPDQQDCEGSTGFCKSRAPVRTWVNPNLTEDWEEAADGPVGPFVFGVNTGLKELPESRPKNLDTMARRPATIPWHGKYNNV from the exons ATGGCACACACCCTTCAATATGGAACCACTTGCGGTCCACACAGGGCTACTGCTGCGGCGGTGAGGGCAAACCTGGAAGAAGAAG ATGAGAATGGAGACTATGATCCAGACAAACTTCGTCAGTGCCCATTTGACAAGAGTCACCAGATTCGTGCCAGCCGCTTCCCGTACCATCTTATAAAGTGCCGTAAT AATCACCCTAAACTGGCCAGGGAGCTTAAAACCTGCCCTTTCAGTGCTTGTCACTTGGTCCCCGAACACGAGCTGCGTCACCATATTGAAACCTGCAAGCATCGAAAACCTGACCAACAAGACT GTGAAGGCTCCACTGGGTTCTGTAAGTCGCGAGCCCCGGTCAGGACCTGGGTGAACCCAAACTTGACTGAGGATTGGGAGGAAG CGGCCGATGGTCCTGTAGGTCCATTTGTGTTCGGTGTGAACACAGGCCTGAAAGAGTT GCCAGAGAGCAGACCCAAAAATCTGGATACTATGGCAAGAAGACCTGCAACGATCCCCTGGCATGGGAAATACAATAATGTTTAA